The sequence below is a genomic window from Campylobacteraceae bacterium.
TAGGTAAAGGAATACCATAAGAGAACTTTTTAACAAAAAGCATATCTCCAATTAAGAGAGTATTTTTCATAGAACCAGAAGGAATTACAAAAGCTTGAGCAACAAAAAAGATAATAGTTAAAACGATTACAATGGTTCCAGTCCACGTAGAAGACCAATTAAAGATTTTTCTAAACATCTAATCTGTCTTTTCGCACTTTTGCAGCTTTAAGAGTATTTTTTAATAACATAGCAATAGTCATAGGTCCTACTCCTCCAGGTACTGGTGTAATGTAAGAACATTTTTTACTTACATTTTCATAATCTACATCCCCAACAAGCTTACCATCTTCTAGACGGTTGATTCCAATATCAACAATAATTACGCCTTCTTTAACCATATCTTTAGTAATTAAATTAACAACCCCAACCCCAACACAAATAATATCAGCTAAAAGCGTATGTTCTTTTAAGTTTTTTGTATCAATATTACAAGTAGTAACGGTTGCATGTTCGTTTAAAAGCAAAGTCCCCATTGGTTTTCCAACAATATTTGAAGCGCCAATAACACAAACATTTTGTCCTTTTATTTTAATATCATATTCTTTTAATAATTCCATTACCCCATAAGGAGTTGCTGGTATAAAAGCATCCAGTTTTGTAGTTACTCTACCAATATTATAGGCATGAAAACCATCTACGTCTTTTCTTGGATCAATGGC
It includes:
- the folD gene encoding bifunctional methylenetetrahydrofolate dehydrogenase/methenyltetrahydrofolate cyclohydrolase FolD — its product is MIILDGKALSNKIKDEVRNEVNALQKSEQITPGLAVLLVGADPASAAYVGMKSKACRKAGIYSVVHEMPSTITQANILDTVHMMNLNPNIDGILVQLPLPKHVDTTAILEAIDPRKDVDGFHAYNIGRVTTKLDAFIPATPYGVMELLKEYDIKIKGQNVCVIGASNIVGKPMGTLLLNEHATVTTCNIDTKNLKEHTLLADIICVGVGVVNLITKDMVKEGVIIVDIGINRLEDGKLVGDVDYENVSKKCSYITPVPGGVGPMTIAMLLKNTLKAAKVRKDRLDV